ACCATCCAAGCGATCTTGCCGGCCATGGAGGCCACTCAACTCTTGCGCCGAGGACTGATCGACCGAGCCAATGGGGTGGAGAGAAGCGACCTGCCGGCCTTGCAGGACCGGTTCAAAACGGCCTTCGAACTGTTGCACAAAGAAGCCAAGCCGCGCCTCGACAGCTTTGAAGACAAAGGCGACGAGCACTGGAAGCCGCTGATGGCCGCGCATGAGGCCGCGTCGCGCCAGGCCAGCCAAGGCATGAGCGCGGCCGAGGTTCGCAAACCCTATGTGGAAATCAGCAAGCAGTTGGGCGACCTGGTCGAGCATGTGGCCAATACCAGCGGTCTTGCCCTGGACCCCGAAGGCGACAGCTACTACCTGATGCTGGCTGCGACCTTCCATTTGCCGCCCCTGATGGAGAACCTGGGCTTGAGCCGAGGAGCCCTGGCGAACTATGTGATGGACCCCAAGCCACAGCGTTTGGCCACCGCAGCCGCCAGCGTGGCCATAGACAAGGCGCTGCTGAACAGCCTGCGCGACGACCTGATCCATGCCGCAGAGTTCAACCCGGCCCTGGCACAGAGCAAGCTGGCGGAACAAATGACCAGCGCCCTGGACTTCACCACCCGCGGCGAAGCCTTGCTGCAGCAAGACAGCGTCGGCGAACGCAAGGCTGCCGACATCGTGCAAGAGGCCAGCGCCGCTCTGGTGGAGCTGAGCGGCATGCAGCGCGCCCTTGCAAAACAACTGGACGCTCTGCTCGAAGCGCGCCAGCAGCGCCTGTTGCACGGCACGATCCTGGGCGCAGGCGGCGCCTTGGTCTTGCTGCTGGCCGGCCTCTACTTTTTCTATTGCTTCTACCGGGTGATGAATTCCGGCATCAGCACCCTGATTCAGCGCATGCGCGCCATGGCCGGCGGCGACCTGACCGACACCCTGACACCCAAGGGCCGCGACGAGACCGCCCTGCTGATGGGTGCACTGGCAGAGATGCAGCTGTCCTTGCGTGCCACGGTCAGTGAGGTTCGCGAGGCGGCCGATGCCATCAAGCTGTCGGCGGACGAGGTCGCCACCGGCAGCATGGACCTGTCACAGCGCACCGAGCAGGCGGCCGCCAATCTGGAGGAAACCGCCTCGGCCATGGAGCAGATCAGCTCCACCGTGACGCAGACGACGGAGGGCTCCTCGCAAGCCGCCGGCGTGGCCAGCCAGAACGTCAAACTGGCCGATCAGGGCGGGCAGGTGATCGAGCAGGTGGTCAACACCATGTCCGAGATCCAGGACTCCAGCCGCCGCATCGGCGAGATCATCGGCGTGATCGACAGCATCGCCTTCCAGACCAATATCCTGGCCCTGAACGCTGCCGTGGAAGCCGCCCGGGCCGGCGAACAAGGCCGCGGCTTTGCCGTGGTGGCCAGCGAGGTGCGGGCCCTGGCCCAGCGCAGCGCCGAGGCAGCGCGCGAGATCAAGCAGCTGATCGTGGCCAGCGGCGAACGGGTGGAGCTGGGCAACCGCATCGTCAGCGAGGCCGGCACCACCATGCGCGCCATCGTCGAGAGCACCAGCAAGGTGGGCAGCCTGCTGCAAGGCATCTCCAGCGGTGCCCGTGAACAGGCCCTGGGCATCGAGCAGGTCGGCAAAGCCATCCACGAACTGGACCAGATGACGCAGCAGAACGCCGCCCTGGTCGAGGAAACCGCCGCGGCCTCCAGCGGCATGCGCCAGCAGGCTGAGCAACTGGCCCGCGCGGTGGACGCCTTCAAGCTGCCCTGAGCCTACCGCGAGGCCGCGGCCGCCGACCCTGACAGTGGCGATGGCGGCTGCGCCCGCCGCGCCGCGTGCATCAGCCGGATCACCTGCACCAGATCGCGCGGCGTGAAGCGGCTGCCGGCCTCGGTGTCCACCCGGTGCACCATGACCAGGCGCTGCAGCGGATAGACGCCCAGCATGTGCACATCGACGCCGGTGTGGAAGAAGGCCGGCGGGTCCTCGGGCCGGGCCGGCAACAGCACATCCCAGAGCCGGCCGTAGGCCAGGCCCCATTGCGGCTGCACCACCGACACGGGCTGGGTGCTTTGCTCGATCCAGTCGCGTGGCAACAGTTGCTGGCCTTGCCAGCGGCCGCCCTGCAGATAGAGCTGGCCGTAGAGGGCCAGGTCATGCGCACTGAGCCGGAAGTGCTGGGCGGGGTAGCGCGAGCGCGAGGGTTCGCTCTGCACAAAGCCGTCCCAGCGGGCGAGCCAGGCCGCATCGGGCTCCGGATCGCCCTCGCTC
This region of Paucibacter aquatile genomic DNA includes:
- a CDS encoding methyl-accepting chemotaxis protein: MRPSTHSTPIASTPGWARPGVNWFRKMMFPAKAGVILVLLVLPMLMTLGVLISDRKSAWQSTASERTGLATIQAILPAMEATQLLRRGLIDRANGVERSDLPALQDRFKTAFELLHKEAKPRLDSFEDKGDEHWKPLMAAHEAASRQASQGMSAAEVRKPYVEISKQLGDLVEHVANTSGLALDPEGDSYYLMLAATFHLPPLMENLGLSRGALANYVMDPKPQRLATAAASVAIDKALLNSLRDDLIHAAEFNPALAQSKLAEQMTSALDFTTRGEALLQQDSVGERKAADIVQEASAALVELSGMQRALAKQLDALLEARQQRLLHGTILGAGGALVLLLAGLYFFYCFYRVMNSGISTLIQRMRAMAGGDLTDTLTPKGRDETALLMGALAEMQLSLRATVSEVREAADAIKLSADEVATGSMDLSQRTEQAAANLEETASAMEQISSTVTQTTEGSSQAAGVASQNVKLADQGGQVIEQVVNTMSEIQDSSRRIGEIIGVIDSIAFQTNILALNAAVEAARAGEQGRGFAVVASEVRALAQRSAEAAREIKQLIVASGERVELGNRIVSEAGTTMRAIVESTSKVGSLLQGISSGAREQALGIEQVGKAIHELDQMTQQNAALVEETAAASSGMRQQAEQLARAVDAFKLP